A single genomic interval of Adhaeribacter pallidiroseus harbors:
- a CDS encoding molybdopterin-dependent oxidoreductase, which translates to MEDKEPLPTEEVSDQTIRRRTFLAFTVFTLAGVGSAGLWQIFKNLPKNKNRLSTPIRKVLGFNEQVNTLLFSEKHLAPTYPVAAAGRAPRVNGKVGLAAQDFDPETWQLQVNTPHKALTKFITLSAIKQLPKTELVVDFKCIEGWNQIVHYGGVTFADFLKFYQLGTLSGKLLALNQPADWYAYVGLETPDRQYYVGLDMPSVLHPQTLLCYEINGEALPLKHGAPLRLIIPTKYGVKSLKRIGTIFFSETPPRDYWHEQGYVYDAAL; encoded by the coding sequence ATGGAAGATAAAGAACCGCTACCAACAGAAGAGGTAAGTGATCAAACAATAAGGCGGCGCACTTTTTTGGCATTTACAGTATTTACGCTGGCTGGCGTGGGGAGCGCTGGTCTGTGGCAGATTTTTAAAAATTTACCTAAAAACAAGAACCGGCTGTCTACCCCAATCCGAAAAGTGCTGGGGTTTAACGAGCAAGTAAACACTTTACTATTTAGCGAAAAGCATTTGGCGCCAACTTATCCGGTGGCTGCTGCCGGGCGTGCTCCCCGTGTAAACGGCAAGGTAGGTTTAGCGGCGCAAGATTTTGACCCAGAAACCTGGCAACTGCAGGTTAACACCCCGCATAAAGCTCTGACGAAATTTATTACGCTCAGCGCGATAAAACAACTACCTAAAACCGAACTAGTAGTTGATTTTAAGTGCATTGAAGGTTGGAATCAAATTGTGCATTATGGTGGCGTAACTTTCGCAGATTTTTTAAAATTTTATCAGTTAGGCACCTTATCGGGCAAGCTCCTGGCGCTCAACCAGCCCGCCGATTGGTATGCTTATGTGGGTCTGGAAACGCCGGATCGCCAGTACTACGTGGGTTTAGATATGCCCAGTGTGCTTCATCCGCAAACCTTACTTTGTTACGAAATAAACGGCGAGGCTTTGCCCTTAAAACACGGCGCCCCGCTTCGGCTCATTATTCCTACTAAATACGGAGTAAAAAGCTTAAAACGCATTGGCACTATTTTCTTTTCCGAAACGCCGCCCCGCGATTACTGGCACGAGCAAGGTTACGTTTACGATGCTGCTTTGTAG
- a CDS encoding RNA polymerase sigma factor, with the protein MHKALYFSDEAIIHGIVNDDEEALAYLYKIHFPMILNFILTNSGTEDEAKDIYQESIIVFYEKIKAGSLELNCQIKTYIYSVCRRLWLKKLTEKNKYTSTSVNDSDAFLNLLSDATVIDENDQKFSTMAQALNQLGEPCRTLLEDYYFQDLSMQLITEKFGYTNADNTKNQKYKCLMRLKKLFFSLYKMQE; encoded by the coding sequence ATGCATAAAGCACTTTATTTTTCAGATGAAGCCATTATTCACGGGATAGTAAACGACGATGAGGAGGCACTCGCTTACTTATACAAAATTCATTTCCCCATGATTCTGAACTTTATCTTAACGAATAGCGGCACCGAAGACGAAGCAAAAGATATTTACCAGGAAAGCATTATTGTTTTCTACGAAAAGATTAAAGCCGGAAGTCTGGAATTAAACTGCCAAATTAAAACCTATATATACTCTGTTTGCAGGCGATTATGGCTTAAGAAGTTAACTGAAAAAAATAAATACACGAGTACCTCCGTTAACGATTCGGATGCTTTTTTAAATTTATTAAGCGATGCGACGGTAATAGATGAGAACGATCAGAAATTTTCGACCATGGCCCAAGCTTTAAACCAATTAGGAGAACCGTGCCGCACCTTACTGGAAGATTATTATTTTCAGGATTTATCGATGCAACTGATAACCGAAAAATTTGGTTACACGAATGCGGACAACACTAAAAATCAAAAGTATAAATGCTTAATGCGACTAAAAAAATTGTTTTTTAGTTTGTATAAAATGCAGGAATAA
- a CDS encoding neutral/alkaline non-lysosomal ceramidase N-terminal domain-containing protein, which yields MQNFKFILIGLLLGCQSCLIQKLDTTPYQQTAYYQQTKTSITAFEPAPATRTDTLRIGWAKVNITPAQPEPMAGYGKRKGKKYEQVHDSIWVRAFVFRSGSQKAAWVTADLLIMPMSVTARLQEILADKGYNLKNLFLTATHSHYSIGGWGQKPAGRIMAGKYSAKIVDKIAQSILQAIVKAEQSAVPAAMGYQEIAAPALVYNRLVGSKGYIDSFIRVIQFRKKTGEKALICTYSAHPTSVAANDLRLTAEYPGALVQLLEQRLQLSMAAFGAGAIGSHGPQAPGEEYTKVNNLAIGLADKIEAELQDVSLTYETGLQSAYFPISFGKPQWRLKTNRRFRPWLFYAVFGKYPAGLSMLQAGPVQFMGTPCDFSGELLPEITVPNSKRKIVVTSFNGSYIGYVTPAKYYNLKKYETHDMNFFGPYTGTYLTEMINLIIQKSN from the coding sequence TTGCAGAATTTTAAATTTATTTTAATCGGGTTGCTTTTAGGTTGCCAAAGTTGCCTTATACAGAAACTGGATACTACTCCTTACCAACAAACAGCGTATTACCAGCAAACCAAAACTAGCATTACAGCTTTTGAGCCCGCGCCAGCCACCCGCACCGATACTTTGCGGATAGGGTGGGCGAAAGTAAATATTACTCCTGCTCAGCCGGAGCCAATGGCGGGTTATGGGAAGCGAAAAGGTAAAAAATACGAACAAGTACATGATTCTATTTGGGTGCGGGCTTTCGTGTTTCGGTCGGGCAGTCAAAAAGCCGCCTGGGTAACCGCCGATTTGTTGATTATGCCGATGAGTGTTACGGCCCGTTTACAGGAAATACTAGCTGACAAAGGTTATAATTTAAAAAACTTATTTCTTACGGCTACGCATTCTCATTATAGTATTGGTGGCTGGGGCCAAAAACCAGCGGGCAGAATAATGGCGGGTAAATACAGTGCTAAAATAGTAGATAAAATAGCACAATCTATTTTGCAAGCTATTGTAAAAGCGGAGCAATCGGCGGTACCTGCAGCAATGGGATACCAGGAAATAGCCGCCCCGGCCTTGGTGTACAACCGGCTGGTTGGCAGCAAAGGCTATATAGATAGTTTTATCCGGGTAATTCAATTTCGTAAGAAAACTGGGGAAAAGGCGCTTATTTGTACTTATTCGGCACACCCTACTTCAGTAGCAGCCAACGACCTGCGTTTAACGGCAGAATATCCCGGCGCCTTGGTGCAATTACTCGAGCAACGGTTACAACTAAGTATGGCCGCATTTGGCGCCGGAGCAATAGGAAGCCACGGCCCTCAAGCTCCCGGCGAGGAATACACCAAAGTAAATAATTTGGCCATAGGCTTAGCTGATAAAATAGAGGCTGAGTTACAAGATGTATCGCTTACCTACGAAACAGGTCTGCAAAGTGCTTACTTCCCCATCAGCTTCGGTAAACCACAGTGGCGTTTAAAAACAAACCGCCGTTTTCGGCCTTGGCTATTTTATGCTGTGTTTGGTAAATACCCCGCCGGATTATCTATGTTGCAAGCAGGCCCGGTGCAGTTTATGGGTACACCCTGTGATTTTTCCGGAGAATTACTGCCGGAAATTACCGTACCGAATAGCAAGCGTAAAATAGTGGTTACTAGTTTTAACGGCAGCTACATAGGATATGTAACGCCCGCAAAATATTATAATTTAAAAAAATACGAAACCCACGATATGAACTTTTTCGGCCCTTATACCGGAACCTACCTAACCGAAATGATTAATCTAATTATTCAAAAATCTAATTAA
- a CDS encoding maleylpyruvate isomerase N-terminal domain-containing protein: MPEVKHLFAELDQKLIQLLKTLRPEDWEKPTVAKRWQVKDVVAHLLDGNLRVLSMQRDRYFGEQPPAISAYPDLVNWLNQLNADWVKACKRISPGVLILLHEITGPLVSAYYQSLNLQEKAIFPVAWAGEQESLNELHLAREYTEKWLHHQQIREAVNQPGILTKKFFYPFISTFMHGLAATYQHVNAEEGTTVQISVTTAAGGNWFLVRKAAQWTLLKAVTNKPDTQVIISPAIAWKLFSKSIRPEQIRNQVAIAGNKALGEVSLEMISVMA, translated from the coding sequence ATGCCGGAAGTAAAACATTTATTTGCCGAATTAGACCAAAAGCTAATTCAACTCCTGAAAACATTAAGGCCGGAAGACTGGGAAAAACCCACGGTGGCCAAACGCTGGCAAGTAAAAGACGTTGTGGCGCATTTACTGGATGGTAATCTGCGGGTGCTATCCATGCAGCGCGATCGTTATTTTGGCGAGCAGCCTCCCGCCATTTCCGCTTACCCGGATTTGGTAAACTGGTTAAATCAATTAAATGCCGATTGGGTAAAGGCCTGCAAAAGAATAAGCCCCGGCGTTCTTATCTTACTCCATGAAATTACGGGCCCGTTGGTTAGTGCCTATTACCAAAGCCTTAACTTACAGGAAAAAGCTATATTCCCGGTGGCTTGGGCCGGCGAACAGGAAAGTTTGAATGAATTGCACCTGGCCCGGGAATATACCGAGAAATGGCTGCACCACCAGCAGATCCGGGAGGCGGTAAACCAACCTGGCATTTTAACAAAAAAATTCTTCTATCCGTTTATTTCCACTTTTATGCACGGGCTAGCGGCTACTTACCAGCACGTGAACGCCGAAGAAGGAACCACTGTTCAAATTTCGGTAACTACCGCTGCCGGCGGCAACTGGTTTTTGGTGCGAAAAGCCGCGCAATGGACTCTGCTTAAAGCTGTTACCAATAAGCCGGACACCCAAGTTATTATTTCTCCGGCTATTGCCTGGAAGTTGTTTTCCAAAAGCATCCGTCCCGAACAAATCAGGAACCAGGTAGCAATCGCTGGCAACAAAGCCTTAGGCGAAGTTAGCTTAGAGATGATTTCGGTAATGGCTTAA
- a CDS encoding S1C family serine protease — protein sequence MTERETFVLIEQYLAGELSRSERDAFDLYRQNDPVFADRFRDYQELFGAMHVYKNRMALKEKLQTIHTTEIESFSESIQAPEPVQPSWRIFWNEHFATMAVAASVAVITVFGSLLSIDAWRSVKKQQNARYSELRREVDQIKRSQRALIQDISGKPAVRNPKAALRPASFIGTGFVLSAAGYFVTSYHVIKDADSVYIENNKGLRYKVKEVYKDKLHDLAILKIADSNFTSFGHLPYAFKSSAADLGEKVYTLGFPREDMVYGEGSLSSRTGFEGDSTAYQISIPVNPGNSGGPLIDSQGNLIGIISGKQMEQEGTAFAIKSAYLKSLIQDMDQDTLAAPIYLSRRNSLAGLARTQQIKKLQDYVFMVKIYN from the coding sequence ATGACAGAAAGAGAAACTTTTGTTTTAATTGAACAGTATTTGGCCGGAGAACTTTCCCGATCAGAGCGAGATGCCTTTGACCTTTACCGGCAAAACGATCCTGTTTTTGCCGACCGCTTTCGCGATTACCAAGAATTGTTTGGGGCCATGCACGTGTACAAAAACCGGATGGCTTTAAAAGAAAAGCTGCAAACCATTCACACCACCGAAATAGAGTCTTTTTCAGAAAGCATTCAGGCACCAGAGCCGGTTCAACCATCTTGGCGAATTTTCTGGAATGAACATTTTGCTACCATGGCGGTAGCTGCCTCCGTAGCAGTTATTACGGTTTTTGGCAGTCTGCTTAGTATAGATGCTTGGCGCTCCGTTAAAAAACAACAAAATGCCCGTTATTCGGAATTGCGCCGCGAAGTAGATCAGATTAAACGCAGCCAACGAGCCCTGATCCAGGATATTTCGGGTAAACCAGCTGTTCGTAATCCGAAGGCTGCTTTGCGCCCGGCTTCTTTTATTGGAACTGGTTTTGTATTGAGTGCCGCCGGCTATTTTGTTACCAGCTACCACGTTATCAAAGATGCCGACTCGGTGTACATTGAAAACAACAAAGGTTTGCGCTACAAAGTAAAAGAAGTGTATAAAGATAAATTACATGACTTAGCTATTTTAAAAATAGCTGATTCTAACTTTACTTCTTTTGGTCATTTGCCCTATGCGTTTAAATCTAGTGCTGCTGATTTAGGCGAAAAAGTTTATACCTTAGGTTTTCCACGCGAAGATATGGTATACGGCGAAGGTTCTTTAAGTTCCCGCACCGGCTTTGAAGGAGACAGCACGGCTTACCAGATTTCTATCCCGGTTAACCCGGGAAACAGCGGCGGGCCGCTCATCGACAGTCAAGGAAATTTGATTGGTATTATCAGCGGAAAACAAATGGAGCAAGAAGGAACAGCTTTTGCCATTAAATCGGCTTACCTGAAATCATTGATTCAGGATATGGACCAAGACACTTTAGCCGCGCCTATTTATTTGTCGCGCCGCAATAGTTTAGCTGGTTTGGCCCGCACGCAGCAAATTAAAAAACTACAGGACTATGTGTTTATGGTTAAGATTTATAATTAA
- a CDS encoding ester cyclase, giving the protein MNATLNQSNLLASISTPNLEANKQLVLRHFNEVINQKRLDVISQIFAEEFYSVAPTGAIGSGRTNLSNYLGYFFTAFPDLHMTVQEMLAENDTVVALVNVTATHQGEFWGIPATQNVINIQEVFIVKVIDNWVVEARPQPDLYALFKQLNANK; this is encoded by the coding sequence ATGAACGCAACTCTTAATCAATCCAATTTACTTGCTTCTATTTCTACTCCGAATCTAGAAGCTAATAAACAGCTGGTGCTGCGTCATTTTAACGAGGTAATTAACCAAAAACGCTTAGATGTTATTTCCCAGATTTTTGCGGAAGAGTTTTATTCCGTAGCTCCTACTGGTGCTATAGGAAGCGGCCGCACCAATCTGTCGAACTACTTGGGTTATTTCTTTACGGCTTTCCCGGACTTGCACATGACCGTGCAGGAAATGCTCGCGGAAAATGATACGGTAGTGGCACTGGTAAATGTTACCGCTACCCACCAAGGCGAGTTCTGGGGAATACCGGCTACGCAAAATGTAATAAATATTCAGGAAGTATTTATTGTAAAGGTAATTGATAACTGGGTAGTAGAAGCCCGTCCGCAACCAGATTTGTACGCTTTGTTTAAACAATTAAACGCTAATAAATAA
- a CDS encoding T9SS type A sorting domain-containing protein, with amino-acid sequence MGVTQTVSTGAYTIGKALTYTVTVTNNGPLPATNVTVTDRLDPAKFGEITSSDAAYTSSTGVWAVGSLAVGASRTLNITAKPLATGPVTTTATQTHTEADNNTTNNSAPVTITVVPSADIEVKNTVPQTVYNNGDLFSYTVTAKNLGPNAATGVVVTDKLPTGITLVTTPAGYDATSGNWTVGTLAVGETKTITLPVKASLAGSYTTTATLGSRTAYELDENASNNTSSNTITVNSAADVEVTNVVSNTVTNQNGTITYTIKATNKGPNSATNAVVTGPIPAGVNFTNYSTTIGTASTVNSNLVWNVGTILTNATQTLTITATPTATGTFTFTATQNHSEGDSDNTNNSASQTITVAPTADVQVTNSIQSPKATYANGDVVTYLVTVTNNGPSTATNVLVEDQLPAASFDNITFNPAAGTSYNAASGQWTVGTLANGASATLSLTGTIKQSAVITTTATQIHTEYDNVNGNNKASNSIQAGTGVITADINVSTSSNATTYYTGNPVTYTVRTTNEGPDAATNVKIYAPMPAGMTLVSGSPKIGSYDVNTKIWTIPSLANGAYTELTLIGTPNRDDNVSGDKTYSFTAERTAATPDQFDGDASDNASTTPITVKKRADISTNITVSGANPDGNFYRGITEAFFEFVVTNNGPDIITNLEGSDTRTGTITFTAQPVAEAGTSYNNATGVWIVGTLLPGESKKLTVRGIPNRSGRLFLGGSITDKSTYPYDNIPENNTARAFLNVVPVVDLAVTNTVSTPTFQNGDNVTFTVTVQNKETEVATNVIIEDILPQGLNFVSATTSAGTYDRTTGTWTLGTDLLPGIANTQTLTLTVKPQAAATYSTTAKATAAQYDKNNINNSQTAQTTGNATADVALSSSIATGPYYIGGQYLVTITATNNGPDAATGVVIGSVVSPGLRLVTGSGVPAPGTTIDPATGRWLIGNLPVNQSKNLTLLVEPTASGSLNNVGYKLAENEFDPNGGTTSSGNNSTVIVLNVSDRPTTYQVLLSGRHYFYFTTGQHIAVANDPDGSIQSATFVGGTRNNVSTSLPTGIRLEPNGELEVTNQYDLQPGVYKLIIETVDAGGGISLNEITYVISDDWDNDGIADDVDLDDNNDGVITEPGATNPTGDADNDGIYNYLDRDFNHPIYGAFRDQNGDGIHDGFDLDLDGLIRGFDVDIDGDGITNVIEAYGGVIPTNINYNPQTGTIGGPVNEFGIPLAILRSGTNNQSILPALDSDKDGRRDYEDIDSDNDGILDAIEAQATSNFINKSLTDADRDGLDDRYDLTCGCGSNGVTIIPINTDNQDKPDYLDLDSDNDLSADYIEAYDDNLDGTVIDDLKLRALNFESNNNNIAYYTTTDDNRNNIPNWLELNNTSQYPQFLTYVTPPGATYYYDRNQDGLVDLFDPSAGGRRSFLQTNSTTNEYVFRSAGNVVLLPVTLVTFAATAQPNGNQLNWSTASEKSNAYFIIERSQDGKIFEAIGEVKGHGNSNQLVQYTFLDKQAPGNVTYYRLKQVDTNSKFAYSHIIAVQRGIRNLIVPTAKLYPNPATAVTNLDLAELPAQEFTVTIINITGKIVKQTSGKGSNRVPLDISHLATGKYIIQIKGTNYFQNLNFIKN; translated from the coding sequence GTGGGAGTAACACAAACCGTTTCAACAGGTGCTTATACCATTGGCAAAGCTTTAACCTACACTGTTACTGTTACGAATAATGGTCCTTTACCAGCTACCAATGTTACCGTTACCGATAGACTAGATCCAGCAAAATTTGGAGAGATAACCTCTTCCGATGCTGCTTATACTAGTTCCACTGGCGTATGGGCCGTAGGTTCTTTAGCTGTAGGCGCTTCGCGTACCTTAAACATCACGGCTAAACCCCTAGCAACGGGGCCCGTTACCACTACTGCTACCCAAACCCACACCGAAGCAGATAATAATACAACTAATAATAGTGCTCCGGTTACCATTACGGTAGTGCCCTCGGCTGATATAGAAGTTAAAAATACGGTACCACAAACCGTTTACAATAACGGCGATTTATTTTCCTATACGGTAACCGCTAAAAACTTAGGTCCGAATGCAGCTACCGGAGTAGTTGTTACCGATAAACTACCTACCGGTATTACGCTAGTAACAACTCCTGCAGGCTATGATGCTACCTCCGGTAACTGGACAGTGGGCACTTTGGCGGTAGGTGAAACAAAAACCATTACGCTGCCGGTTAAAGCATCGTTGGCAGGATCTTACACCACTACTGCCACTTTGGGTAGTAGAACCGCCTATGAACTAGACGAAAACGCCAGTAACAACACCTCCTCCAATACGATAACCGTTAATTCCGCGGCCGACGTAGAAGTTACTAATGTGGTTTCAAATACTGTTACTAATCAGAACGGAACAATAACCTACACCATCAAAGCCACTAATAAAGGCCCCAATAGTGCGACTAATGCAGTAGTTACCGGGCCAATTCCAGCAGGAGTAAATTTTACCAATTACAGTACTACCATTGGTACTGCCTCTACGGTTAATTCTAACCTAGTATGGAATGTAGGTACTATTTTAACGAATGCTACGCAAACTTTAACGATAACTGCCACACCTACTGCAACGGGTACCTTTACCTTTACGGCTACTCAAAATCATAGTGAGGGTGATAGTGATAATACCAACAATAGTGCCTCGCAAACGATAACCGTAGCACCTACCGCTGATGTACAGGTTACAAACAGTATTCAATCCCCTAAGGCTACTTATGCCAATGGCGATGTAGTTACTTATTTGGTAACCGTTACCAACAATGGTCCCAGCACGGCCACAAACGTTCTCGTGGAAGATCAATTACCAGCGGCTTCTTTTGACAATATTACTTTTAATCCTGCAGCCGGAACAAGCTATAATGCAGCATCGGGCCAATGGACTGTAGGAACATTAGCGAATGGTGCATCGGCTACTCTTTCTTTAACAGGTACTATTAAGCAAAGCGCCGTTATTACTACTACGGCCACTCAAATCCACACGGAATACGATAATGTAAACGGTAATAATAAAGCTTCCAATAGTATTCAGGCTGGTACTGGAGTTATCACCGCGGATATTAACGTAAGTACTTCTTCCAACGCGACTACCTATTACACGGGCAACCCCGTAACTTATACAGTGCGCACGACCAACGAAGGGCCGGATGCGGCTACCAACGTAAAAATCTATGCGCCTATGCCAGCCGGTATGACCCTCGTTTCGGGATCTCCTAAAATAGGGTCTTACGATGTTAATACCAAAATATGGACAATACCTAGTTTGGCAAATGGAGCTTATACGGAATTAACTTTAATTGGCACTCCTAACCGGGATGATAACGTAAGCGGCGATAAAACCTACTCGTTTACAGCCGAAAGAACCGCCGCCACACCAGATCAATTTGATGGTGATGCCAGCGACAACGCCAGTACCACCCCGATTACCGTAAAAAAACGGGCAGATATTTCTACTAATATTACGGTGTCCGGAGCTAACCCGGACGGCAATTTTTATCGAGGCATAACCGAAGCATTTTTTGAATTTGTGGTTACGAACAATGGCCCGGATATAATAACTAACTTGGAAGGAAGCGATACCCGAACGGGTACCATCACATTCACGGCTCAACCGGTAGCCGAAGCCGGTACTTCTTACAATAACGCTACTGGTGTTTGGATTGTGGGTACTTTATTGCCCGGTGAATCGAAGAAATTAACGGTTAGAGGTATCCCCAATCGATCCGGCCGCTTGTTTTTAGGTGGCTCCATTACGGATAAATCTACTTACCCATATGATAATATTCCGGAAAATAATACGGCCCGGGCCTTTTTAAACGTGGTACCGGTGGTTGATTTAGCAGTTACGAATACCGTATCTACCCCTACTTTCCAAAACGGCGACAATGTTACTTTTACGGTTACGGTGCAAAACAAAGAAACCGAGGTGGCTACTAACGTAATTATCGAAGATATTCTACCGCAGGGACTCAATTTTGTGAGCGCTACCACTTCCGCGGGTACCTACGACCGCACAACCGGTACATGGACCTTGGGAACGGATTTATTACCAGGAATTGCTAATACCCAAACTTTGACCTTAACCGTTAAACCTCAGGCAGCGGCTACTTATTCTACTACGGCTAAGGCCACTGCGGCACAATACGATAAAAACAACATTAATAACAGCCAAACGGCACAAACCACTGGTAATGCCACTGCCGATGTAGCTTTGAGCAGCAGCATTGCTACCGGACCTTATTACATCGGCGGTCAATACCTGGTTACGATTACGGCCACTAACAACGGCCCGGATGCAGCTACTGGCGTTGTAATCGGCTCGGTGGTGTCTCCTGGCTTAAGGCTAGTAACCGGCAGCGGTGTACCCGCCCCGGGTACCACCATTGATCCCGCTACCGGCCGATGGTTAATTGGAAATTTGCCGGTTAATCAATCTAAAAATTTAACCCTCTTGGTAGAACCCACAGCGAGTGGCAGCCTAAACAATGTGGGATATAAATTAGCTGAAAATGAATTTGACCCGAATGGTGGCACTACCAGCAGCGGAAATAACAGTACCGTTATTGTACTAAATGTCTCCGACCGGCCAACTACTTACCAAGTGTTACTATCCGGTAGGCATTACTTTTACTTTACCACGGGCCAACACATTGCTGTAGCCAACGACCCGGATGGTTCTATTCAATCAGCTACTTTTGTGGGTGGAACCCGAAATAATGTTTCTACCTCCTTGCCTACCGGTATTCGTTTAGAGCCGAATGGTGAACTGGAAGTAACGAACCAATACGACCTGCAACCTGGTGTATACAAATTAATAATTGAAACGGTTGACGCTGGTGGTGGAATTTCCCTGAACGAAATCACCTACGTTATTTCCGACGACTGGGACAACGACGGGATTGCCGATGATGTAGACTTAGATGACAACAACGACGGCGTTATAACAGAACCCGGAGCCACGAATCCTACGGGCGATGCCGACAATGATGGTATTTATAATTACCTCGACCGCGACTTTAATCATCCGATTTATGGGGCATTCCGGGATCAGAATGGCGACGGAATTCATGATGGGTTTGATTTAGATTTAGACGGCCTAATCCGCGGCTTCGATGTGGATATTGATGGCGATGGCATTACCAATGTAATAGAAGCCTACGGCGGGGTGATACCCACGAATATTAATTACAACCCCCAAACCGGTACAATCGGAGGACCTGTCAATGAATTTGGAATTCCGCTGGCTATATTAAGATCCGGTACCAACAATCAATCTATCCTGCCGGCTTTAGATTCGGATAAAGATGGCCGTCGCGATTATGAAGACATAGATTCCGATAACGATGGCATTTTAGACGCCATTGAGGCACAAGCCACCAGTAATTTTATAAATAAATCTTTAACAGATGCCGATAGAGATGGTTTAGATGATCGTTACGATTTAACCTGTGGTTGCGGTTCCAACGGAGTTACCATTATCCCGATAAATACCGATAATCAGGATAAACCAGACTATCTGGACCTGGATAGTGATAATGATCTTTCTGCGGATTACATTGAGGCTTATGACGACAACCTGGACGGTACTGTTATTGATGATTTAAAACTACGAGCGCTTAATTTTGAAAGTAACAATAACAATATTGCCTACTACACTACCACCGACGACAACCGCAACAACATACCCAACTGGTTAGAATTAAATAACACGAGCCAGTATCCGCAATTTTTAACCTATGTAACACCTCCGGGTGCCACTTACTATTACGATAGAAACCAAGATGGTTTAGTAGATTTATTTGATCCTTCCGCAGGCGGCCGGCGAAGTTTCTTACAAACAAATAGTACTACCAATGAATATGTCTTCCGATCTGCGGGCAATGTGGTATTACTACCTGTTACCTTAGTTACTTTTGCCGCTACTGCGCAACCTAATGGAAACCAATTAAACTGGAGTACTGCCTCCGAGAAAAGCAATGCTTACTTTATAATAGAAAGAAGCCAGGATGGCAAAATTTTCGAAGCAATTGGGGAAGTAAAGGGCCACGGTAACAGTAACCAGCTAGTGCAATACACCTTCTTGGATAAACAAGCGCCGGGCAACGTAACTTATTACCGCTTAAAACAAGTAGATACCAATAGTAAATTTGCTTACAGCCATATTATTGCCGTGCAACGCGGTATCCGGAATTTAATTGTACCTACCGCTAAACTATATCCGAATCCGGCAACGGCAGTTACTAACCTGGATTTAGCCGAACTACCTGCACAGGAATTTACTGTTACCATCATAAACATAACTGGTAAAATAGTAAAACAAACTTCCGGAAAAGGCAGCAATCGGGTGCCATTAGACATTAGCCATTTGGCAACTGGTAAGTACATTATTCAAATCAAAGGCACTAATTACTTCCAAAATTTAAATTTTATTAAAAATTAG
- a CDS encoding cytochrome b/b6 domain-containing protein translates to MKQIIEKHPVAIRWFHWLNFPLLAIMIWSGLLIYWAHDVYRIGWADQTLLHFFPDSFYKALKIPFRLAEGMSLHFVGMWLFLLNGFLYVLYTIFSGEWRYLLPNKHSFREAWQVTLYDLGISKIHPPKRKFNGAQQIAYTAVILMGIGSVLTGWAIYKPIQLRWLCSLLGGYASARWLHFALTMGYVLFFIIHLIQVIRAGWNKFQAMITGFEIKQTAK, encoded by the coding sequence ATGAAACAGATAATTGAAAAGCATCCGGTAGCAATCCGTTGGTTTCATTGGCTAAACTTTCCCCTTTTAGCTATTATGATTTGGAGTGGATTGTTGATTTACTGGGCCCATGATGTTTACCGGATAGGCTGGGCAGATCAAACGTTGCTCCATTTCTTTCCCGATTCTTTTTACAAAGCATTAAAAATTCCGTTCCGGTTAGCCGAAGGCATGTCGTTGCATTTTGTGGGTATGTGGCTTTTTCTGCTGAATGGCTTCTTGTACGTACTCTACACTATTTTTTCCGGGGAGTGGCGTTACTTACTACCAAACAAGCATTCTTTTCGCGAAGCCTGGCAAGTAACGTTATATGATCTGGGAATTTCAAAAATACATCCACCCAAGCGTAAATTTAACGGGGCGCAGCAAATTGCTTATACCGCAGTGATACTAATGGGCATAGGCTCGGTACTAACCGGCTGGGCAATTTATAAACCAATTCAGTTACGTTGGCTTTGTTCGCTATTGGGTGGGTATGCCTCTGCTCGTTGGCTGCACTTTGCTTTAACCATGGGCTATGTTTTGTTTTTTATCATTCATCTTATCCAGGTAATTCGGGCGGGTTGGAATAAATTTCAAGCCATGATAACCGGCTTCGAAATAAAACAGACTGCCAAATAA